In Sorghum bicolor cultivar BTx623 chromosome 10, Sorghum_bicolor_NCBIv3, whole genome shotgun sequence, one genomic interval encodes:
- the LOC8076181 gene encoding hydroxyproline O-galactosyltransferase HPGT2 isoform X2 — translation MGTLASAMRRENHRRSKAPSSALASGTVPLVMTFLSCLAWLYVAGRLWQDAQTRAILSAGLHEKSSGSVSKVLSVEDKLIRNLGCKAIGGKVVEAEMDLARAKTEGYLWENRTAAVDSGKKQKLLAVIGVYTGFGSHRKRNVFRGSWMPRGDALKKLEEKGVVIRFVIGRSANRGDSLDRNIDDENQQTKDFLLLESHEEVTEELPSKAKFFFSAAVDTWEAEFYVKVEDNINLDLAGLIEMLEGRRGSQGLYMGCMKSGVVISEKYRQWYEPDWWKFGDSNTYFRHASGSLFILSKNLARYININSASLQSYAHDDISVGSWMMGLNATYVDDDRLCCSSSRQEKVCSNA, via the exons ATGGGGACGCTGGCCAGCGCCATGCGGCGCGAGAACCACCGCCGGTCCAAGGCCCCGTCCTCCGCCCTCGCCTCGGGCACGGTCCCTCTCGTCATGACCTTCCTCTCCTGCCTCGCCTGGCTCTACGTCGCCGGCCG ATTGTGGCAGGACGCGCAGACCCGGGCGATCCTGTCCGCCGGCCTCCACGAGAAGAGCTCTGGCAGC GTGTCGAAGGTGCTCTCGGTGGAGGACAAGCTTATTAGGAACCTCGGATGCAA AGCGATTGGAGGGAAAGTTGTTGAGGCGGAGATGGACCTGGCCAGGGCCAAGACTGAGGGGTACCTGTGGGAGAACAGGACTGCAGCTGTCGACTCCGGCAAGAAGCAGAAGCTTCTTGCTGTCATTGGTGTTTACACTGGGTTTGGCTCTCATCGCAAGAGGAACGTCTTCCGTGGCTCCTGGATGCCAAGAG GCGATGCTCTGAAGAAGCTTGAGGAAAAGGGTGTAGTTATTCGTTTTGTTATTGGTCGGAG TGCAAATCGAGGTGATAGCTTGGACCGTAATATTGACGATGAAAATCAGCAGACAAAGGACTTCTTGCTTCTT GAAAGTCATGAAGAGGTTACAGAAGAATTACCGAGTAAAGCAAAGTTTTTCTTCAGTGCTGCAGTCGACACCTGGGAAGCAGAATTCTATGTCAAAGTTGAGGATAACATTAATCTTGACTTAG CTGGGTTAATTGAGATGCTCGAAGGCCGTCGAGGTAGCCAAGGATtgtatatgggttgtatgaaatCAGGGGTTGTCATAAGTGAGAA GTACCGACAATGGTATGAACCTGATTGGTGGAAATTCGGAGATTCAAACAC TTATTTTCGACATGCTTCTGGTTCTTTGTTTATCCTCTCAAAAAATTTGGCACGCTACATCAACATAAATAG TGCGTCACTGCAGAGTTATGCACATGACGACATATCAGTAGGTTCATGGATGATGGGGCTGAATGCAACTTACGTGGACGACGACCGGTTGTGCTGTAGCAGTTCCAGACAAG AGAAAGTCTGTTCAAATGCTTGA
- the LOC8076181 gene encoding hydroxyproline O-galactosyltransferase HPGT2 isoform X1, translated as MGTLASAMRRENHRRSKAPSSALASGTVPLVMTFLSCLAWLYVAGRLWQDAQTRAILSAGLHEKSSGSVSKVLSVEDKLIRNLGCKAIGGKVVEAEMDLARAKTEGYLWENRTAAVDSGKKQKLLAVIGVYTGFGSHRKRNVFRGSWMPRGDALKKLEEKGVVIRFVIGRSANRGDSLDRNIDDENQQTKDFLLLESHEEVTEELPSKAKFFFSAAVDTWEAEFYVKVEDNINLDLAGLIEMLEGRRGSQGLYMGCMKSGVVISEKLRARVNLTRVRLTLGYRQWYEPDWWKFGDSNTYFRHASGSLFILSKNLARYININSASLQSYAHDDISVGSWMMGLNATYVDDDRLCCSSSRQEKVCSNA; from the exons ATGGGGACGCTGGCCAGCGCCATGCGGCGCGAGAACCACCGCCGGTCCAAGGCCCCGTCCTCCGCCCTCGCCTCGGGCACGGTCCCTCTCGTCATGACCTTCCTCTCCTGCCTCGCCTGGCTCTACGTCGCCGGCCG ATTGTGGCAGGACGCGCAGACCCGGGCGATCCTGTCCGCCGGCCTCCACGAGAAGAGCTCTGGCAGC GTGTCGAAGGTGCTCTCGGTGGAGGACAAGCTTATTAGGAACCTCGGATGCAA AGCGATTGGAGGGAAAGTTGTTGAGGCGGAGATGGACCTGGCCAGGGCCAAGACTGAGGGGTACCTGTGGGAGAACAGGACTGCAGCTGTCGACTCCGGCAAGAAGCAGAAGCTTCTTGCTGTCATTGGTGTTTACACTGGGTTTGGCTCTCATCGCAAGAGGAACGTCTTCCGTGGCTCCTGGATGCCAAGAG GCGATGCTCTGAAGAAGCTTGAGGAAAAGGGTGTAGTTATTCGTTTTGTTATTGGTCGGAG TGCAAATCGAGGTGATAGCTTGGACCGTAATATTGACGATGAAAATCAGCAGACAAAGGACTTCTTGCTTCTT GAAAGTCATGAAGAGGTTACAGAAGAATTACCGAGTAAAGCAAAGTTTTTCTTCAGTGCTGCAGTCGACACCTGGGAAGCAGAATTCTATGTCAAAGTTGAGGATAACATTAATCTTGACTTAG CTGGGTTAATTGAGATGCTCGAAGGCCGTCGAGGTAGCCAAGGATtgtatatgggttgtatgaaatCAGGGGTTGTCATAAGTGAGAA GCTCAGAGCAAGAGTAAATTTGACGAGGGTGCGCTTGACTCTTGG GTACCGACAATGGTATGAACCTGATTGGTGGAAATTCGGAGATTCAAACAC TTATTTTCGACATGCTTCTGGTTCTTTGTTTATCCTCTCAAAAAATTTGGCACGCTACATCAACATAAATAG TGCGTCACTGCAGAGTTATGCACATGACGACATATCAGTAGGTTCATGGATGATGGGGCTGAATGCAACTTACGTGGACGACGACCGGTTGTGCTGTAGCAGTTCCAGACAAG AGAAAGTCTGTTCAAATGCTTGA
- the LOC8076183 gene encoding hydroxyproline O-galactosyltransferase HPGT2, producing MESLASAMRRENRRSKAPSSSSAASTLASGRVPLVMAFLSCLAWLYVAGRLWQDAQTRAILSGLLEKSSGSVPKVLSVEDKLRNLGCKAIGSKIVEAEMDLTKAKSEGYLWGNRTAAVDSDKKQQLLAVIGVYTGFGSRLKRNVFRGSWMPRGDALKKLEEKGVVIRFVIGRSANRGDSLDRNIDDENRQTKDFLILESHEEAAEELPSKAKFFFSAAVETWDAEFYVKVEDNINLDLAGLIEMLEGRRGSQGLYMGCMKSGVVISEEGQQWYEPDWWKFGDSKTYFRHASGSLFILSKNLARYININSASLQSYAHDDISVGSWMMGLNATYVDDDRLCCSSSRQEKVCSNA from the exons ATGGAGTCGCTGGCCAGCGCCATGCGTCGCGAGAACCGCCGGTCCAAGGCcccgtcctcctcctccgccgcctccaCCCTCGCCTCGGGCAGGGTCCCTCTCGTCATGGCTTTCCTCTCCTGCCTCGCCTGGCTCTACGTCGCCGGCCG GTTGTGGCAGGACGCGCAGACCCGGGCGATCCTCTCCGGCCTCCTCGAGAAGAGTTCTGGCAGC GTCCCGAAGGTGCTCTCGGTGGAGGACAAGCTTAGGAACCTCGGATGCAA GGCGATTGGAAGCAAAATTGTTGAGGCGGAGATGGACCTGACCAAGGCCAAGAGCGAGGGGTACCTGTGGGGGAACAGGACTGCAGCTGTCGATTCCGACAAGAAGCAGCAGCTTCTTGCCGTCATTGGAGTTTACACTGGGTTTGGCTCCCGTCTCAAGAGGAATGTCTTCCGTGGCTCCTGGATGCCGAGAG GTGATGCTCTGAAGAAGCTTGAGGAAAAGGGTGTAGTTATTCGTTTTGTTATTGGTCGGAG TGCAAATCGAGGTGATAGCTTGGACCGTAATATTGACGATGAAAATCGGCAGACAAAGGACTTCTTGATTCTT GAAAGTCATGAAGAGGCTGCAGAAGAATTGCCGAGCAAAGCAAAGTTTTTCTTCAGTGCTGCAGTTGAAACCTGGGATGCAGAATTCTATGTCAAAGTTGAGGATAACATTAATCTTGACTTAG CTGGGTTAATCGAGATGCTCGAAGGCCGTCGAGGTAGCCAAGGATtgtatatgggttgtatgaaatCAGGGGTTGTCATAAGTGAAGA GGGTCAACAATGGTATGAACCTGACTGGTGGAAATTTGGAGATTCAAAAAC GTATTTTCGACATGCTTCTGGTTCTTTGTTTATCCTCTCAAAAAATTTGGCTCGCTACATCAACATAAATAG TGCATCGCTCCAGAGTTATGCACACGACGACATATCAGTAGGTTCATGGATGATGGGACTGAATGCAACTTACGTCGACGATGACCGGTTGTGCTGCAGCAGCTCCAGACAAG AGAAAGTCTGTTCTAATGCTTGA
- the LOC110431062 gene encoding uncharacterized protein LOC110431062, whose product MASINKTEFKVLALNGNNYQTWAVDCEFHLQAMQLTATVARPAAGVPAPAPHDKAKACIFLRHHIHEDLKMEYLEVKDPLVLWTKLQERFGKQKGILLPQARRDWAQLRFLDFKTVEAYNTAIHRIVAQLRFCGQVVTELEMIEKTLETFHPTNMVLQQQ is encoded by the coding sequence ATGGCTTCGATCAACAAGACAGAGTTCAAGGTTCTTGCGCTGAACGGCAATAACTATCAAACCTGGGCAGTTGATTGCGAGTTCCATCTGCAGGCGATGCAGCTGACTGCCACGGTCGCTAGACCTGCTGCCGGTGTTCCTGCTCCAGCACCCCATGATAAGGCAAAAGCTTGCATCTTCTTGAGACATCACATCCACGAAGACCTGAAGATGGAGTACCTGGAGGTGAAAGATCCTCTGGTGTTGTGGACAAAGCTTCAGGAACGCTTTGGCAAGCAGAAGGGAATCCTTCTCCCACAAGCTAGGCGTGATTGGGCACAACTCCGCTTCCTTGACTTCAAGACAGTTGAGGCATATAATACTGCAATTCACCGTATTGTGGCTCAGCTTCGTTTTTGTGGCCAAGTTGTCACTGAACTCGAGATGATTGAAAAAACTCTCGAGACTTTCCACCCAACCAACATGGTACTCCAGCAGCAGTAA
- the LOC8076184 gene encoding protein SRG1, protein MVHQAQGQMVQEVAAAAAAGGLPTLPTRYVLREERRPTAPTTGGDVAAPEAELLAFPTVDVQRLADPSDVEEADKLRSALQSWGLFKVTGHGIPVALLDGVRDAGLEFFHLPAEEKLRHANRDDAGEFQPEGYGIDRVDTDEQVLDWCDRLYLTVQPEEARRARFWPANPPSLAGLLHEYALGSEQVARRVIMAMGRLLGFGEEFFLDLVGDKGGTDARFTYYPPCPRPDLVYGLKPHTDNSVVTVLLLDRDVGGLQVLLRDGRWVDVPVLGRDELLVVVGEEMEIMSNAVFRAPTHRVVTSGERERMTLVLFYQPEPHKDLQPAEELVAEDRPAMYRKLKAKAFGDGFWDAFALGERTIDFLNIKVDDDDDRAESAGSTPEAAAAAAAY, encoded by the coding sequence ATGGTGCATCAGGCTCAGGGACAGATGGTGCAggaggtcgccgccgccgccgccgccggcggcctccCCACGCTGCCGACCCGGTACGTGCTGAGGGAGGAGCGCCGCCCGACAGCCCCAACAACTGGTGGCGACGTCGCGGCGCCCGAGGCCGAGCTGCTGGCCTTCCCCACCGTGGACGTGCAGCGTCTTGCCGACCCCAGCGACGTCGAGGAGGCCGACAAGCTCCGGTCGGCGCTCCAGTCCTGGGGCCTCTTCAAGGTGACCGGGCACGGCATACCGGTGGCGCTGCTGGACGGCGTCCGGGACGCCGGGCTGGAGTTCTTCCACCTGCCGGCGGAGGAGAAGCTGAGGCACGCGAACCGGGACGACGCCGGCGAGTTCCAGCCCGAGGGGTACGGCATCGACCGCGTGGACACGGACGAGCAGGTGCTGGACTGGTGCGACCGCCTGTACCTGACGGTGCAGCCGGAGGAGGCGCGGCGGGCGCGGTTCTGGCCGGCGAACCCGCCGTCGCTCGCGGGGCTCCTGCACGAGTACGCCCTGGGCAGCGAGCAGGTGGCGAGGCGCGTGATCATGGCCATGGGACGGCTGCTCGGGTTCGGCGAGGAGTTCTTCCTCGACCTCGTCGGCGACAAGGGCGGCACGGACGCGCGGTTCACCTACTACCCGCCCTGCCCGCGCCCGGACCTCGTGTACGGGCTCAAGCCCCACACGGACAACTCCGTCGTCACCGTGCTCCTCCTCGACCGCGACGTCGGCGGCCTCCAGGTGCTGCTCAGGGACGGCCGGTGGGTGGACGTGCCCGTGCTCGGCCGCGACgagctgctggtggtggtgggcgAGGAGATGGAGATCATGAGCAACGCGGTGTTCAGGGCGCCGACGCACCGCGTGGTGACGAGCGGCGAAAGGGAGAGGATGACGCTCGTGCTCTTCTACCAGCCGGAGCCGCACAAGGACCTGCAGCCCGCGGAGGAGCTGGTGGCCGAGGACCGCCCGGCGATGTACAGGAAGCTCAAGGCCAAGGCCTTCGGCGACGGCTTCTGGGACGCCTTCGCGCTCGGCGAGCGCACCATCGACTTCCTCAACATCaaggtcgacgacgacgacgacagggcGGAGTCAGCTGGGAGCAcgccggaggcggcggcggccgcggcggcctATTAA
- the LOC8076185 gene encoding protein SRG1, whose product MEGAGEEARPVLLPPVQELAGQLGAAADVPARYVARAGAGNDDDRKATETALVPAIDLARLCQPGGDGGAADEASKLRLALQSWGLFLVTNHGMEASLMDAMMDASREFFRQPLQERQKHSNMIDGKHFQIEGYGNDWAPSESEEQVLDWTDRLYLKVEPQEDRKLDLWPTCLRDVLHEFTTGCTRVKDCLLPEMAKLLELDDGYFIDQFGGKADAYARFSYYPPCTRPDLVFGLKPHSDGTFFTLLMVDNSVGGLQVLRDGVWYDVPTRPHTLLINLGDQIEIMSNGIFKSPVHRVVTNAEKERLSVALFYSIDPEREIQPADKLIDENHPALYKKVKIKEYIAGLYEHVARGEMVIETAKI is encoded by the exons ATGGAAGGTGCAGGAGAGGAAGCTCGGCCGGTGCTGCTGCCGCCGGTGCAAGAGCTCGCCGGCCAGCTGGGCGCCGCGGCCGACGTGCCAGCTCGGTACGTCGCGCGCGCAGGCGCAGGCAACGACGACGACCGCAAGGCCACGGAAACCGCGCTGGTCCCCGCCATCGACCTCGCCCGCTTGTGCCAGCCGGGCGGCGATGGCGGCGCCGCCGACGAGGCCTCGAAGCTCCGGCTGGCGCTCCAGTCCTGGGGTCTCTTCCTG GTGACCAACCATGGCATGGAGGCATCTCTGATGGACGCCATGATGGACGCGTCGAGGGAGTTTTTCAGGCAGCCGCTGCAGGAGAGGCAGAAGCACAGCAACATGATCGACGGCAAGCACTTCCAGATCGAAGGGTACGGGAACGACTGGGCGCCGTCGGAGTCGGAGGAGCAGGTTCTGGACTGGACCGACCGCCTTTACCTCAAGGTGGAGCCTCAAGAGGACAGGAAACTTGACCTATGGCCCACATGCCTCAG GGATGTTCTGCACGAGTTCACCACAGGATGCACGAGAGTGAAGGACTGTCTGCTTCCAGAAATGGCGAAGCTGCTGGAGCTTGACGACGGCTATTTCATTGACCAGTTTGGCGGCAAGGCTGACGCCTATGCCAGGTTCAGCTACTATCCTCCATGCACGAGGCCGGATCTCGTCTTCGGCCTGAAGCCTCATTCTGATGGCACATTCTTCACGCTTCTCATGGTAGACAACAGCGTTGGTGGACTTCAGGTTCTCCGAGATGGTGTCTGGTATGACGTGCCCACCAGACCTCACACCCTGCTCATCAATCTAGGTGACCAAATAGAG ATAATGAGCAATGGGATCTTCAAGAGCCCAGTTCATCGGGTTGTAACAAATGCTGAGAAAGAAAGGTTATCAGTGGCTCTGTTTTATTCAATAGATCCTGAAAGAGAAATCCAGCCTGCGGATAAACTGATAGATGAGAACCATCCAGCACTATATAAGAAGGTGAAAATCAAGGAATATATTGCTGGCCTCTATGAACACGTCGCTCGAGGGGAAATGGTTATCGAGACTGCAAAGATATAG
- the LOC8076187 gene encoding preprotein translocase subunit SECE1 yields MATTPTTAFLRLTPAPSPRLARPPRSATFLQPALSVSLSHSLPDYRSHRLAAASKDTASSKGQEQEQEPAPSALEEGGAEKGTEVGGASAGEKSPEAVAAELKEVLRARKEAEAAEGGGGWWAGVAQEMTEIEWPAPGKVVGTTGVVLGVIAGSTVALLSVNALLAELSDTVFAGRGLQDLFSG; encoded by the coding sequence ATGGCGACAACGCCGACCACCGCATTCCTCCGCCTCACTCCAGCCCCTTCTCCCCGCCTCGCGCGCCCTCCTCGCTCTGCTACCTTCCTCCAGCCTGCGCTCTCCGTTTCCCTCTCCCACTCCTTGCCCGACTACCGCAGCCACCGCCTTGCCGCCGCCTCCAAGGATACTGCTAGCAGCAAGGGGCAGGAACAGGAGCAAGAGCCCGCACCGTCCGCGCTGGAGGAAGGAGGGGCGGAGAAGGGAACGGAGGTGGGGGGAGCATCGGCCGGGGAGAAGAGCCcggaggcggtggcggcggagcTCAAGGAGGTGCTAAGGGCGcggaaggaggcggaggccGCCGAGGGCGGCGGCGGGTGGTGGGCCGGCGTGGCGCAGGAGATGACCGAGATCGAGTGGCCGGCGCCCGGGAAGGTGGTGGGCACCACCGGCGTGGTGCTTGGGGTCATCGCGGGCTCCACTGTCGCGCTGCTGTCCGTCAACGcgctcctcgccgagctctccGACACCGTCTTCGCCGGACGCGGACTTCAGGACTTGTTCTCCGGCTGA
- the LOC8064051 gene encoding probable 2-oxoglutarate-dependent dioxygenase ANS: MLRELLLIFVCGSSKQAPMAGESWKVPTPVKDLAALVEEPPSQFVQREEDRPGSLMLAADMPDPLPIVDLDKMSTADEATKLRSALQTWGLFLATNHGIDVSLMEDLMKASREFFNQPLQERQKYSNLREGTRFQLEGYGSDPVIAQDHILDWSDRLQLKVEPEDERNLAQWPKHPESFRDLLHEYATKTKTVMVKILRAMAKTLELDEEDFIDQIGGRPQAYARFNYYPPCPRPELVLGIKAHSDGPLLTVLLVDREVGGLQIQRENKWFNVPSIPHALVINLGDSLEIMSNGIFKSPVHRVVTNAEKERISLAMLYAVQRDNVLEPAPGLLDEKRPAKYRRITEAHFLEGVKEHFSKGMRMIETLKI, translated from the exons ATGCTTAGAGAGCTGCTCCTCATCTTTGTGTGTGGTAGTAGTAAACAAGCACCGATGGCTGGTGAATCATGGAAGGTGCCAACTCCAGTGAAAGACCTGGCCGCCCTCGTGGAGGAGCCACCGAGCCAGTTCGTGCAGCGGGAGGAGGACCGCCCTGGAAGCCTAATGCTCGCAGCTGACATGCCGGATCCCCTCCCTATCGTCGACCTCGACAAGATGTCAACCGCCGACGAGGCCACCAAGCTCCGCTCAGCGCTACAAACCTGGGGGCTTTTCTTG GCTACCAACCATGGCATAGATGTGTCTCTAATGGAGGATCTGATGAAGGCGTCACGAGAGTTTTTCAACCAGCCGCTCCAGGAGAGGCAGAAATACAGCAACCTGAGGGAAGGCACGCGCTTCCAGCTAGAAGGGTATGGCAGTGATCCGGTGATAGCACAAGATCATATCCTTGACTGGAGCGATCGCTTGCAGCTAAAGGTGGAGCCTGAAGATGAAAGAAACCTTGCTCAATGGCCCAAGCATCCTGAATCCTTCAG GGATCTTCTGCACGAGTATGCAACAAAAACCAAGACTGTAATGGTAAAGATATTGCGAGCGATGGCCAAGACCTTGGAGCTTGATGAAGAAGATTTCATTGATCAGATTGGTGGTCGTCCTCAAGCTTATGCCAGATTCAACTACTATCCTCCTTGTCCAAGGCCGGAGCTTGTCTTAGGTATCAAGGCTCACTCTGATGGCCCTCTTCTCACGGTTCTTCTGGTCGATCGTGAGGTCGGCGGACTGCAAATTCAGAGAGAGAACAAGTGGTTCAATGTTCCATCCATTCCTCACGCTCTGGTGATTAACCTGGGAGACTCGTTGGAG ATAATGAGCAATGGGATATTCAAAAGCCCAGTGCACAGGGTTGTGACGAATGCAGAGAAGGAGAGGATCTCACTGGCCATGCTCTATGCGGTGCAACGTGACAATGTGCTTGAGCCGGCGCCCGGTTTACTGGATGAGAAGCGACCGGCAAAGTACAGGAGGATTACAGAGGCACACTTCTTGGAGGGGGTCAAAGAACACTTTTCAAAAGGAATGAGAATGATTGAGACTTTGAAGATCTAA